From Oryza sativa Japonica Group chromosome 4, ASM3414082v1, one genomic window encodes:
- the LOC4336196 gene encoding MA3 DOMAIN-CONTAINING TRANSLATION REGULATORY FACTOR 1 isoform X2 — protein MAAEEGARSPTRMLAEGHLRVATGGGAPADGGIAVRHLPHHHASKRGAGGKNEQYNLEDVDSVPSKMSNKLVNGNNKVPATLDDYKRLLVPVIEEYFSTGDVELAASELRSLGSDQFHSYFIKKLISMAMDRHDKEKEMASILLSALYADLLGSSKMSEGFMMLLESTEDLSVDIPDAIDVLSVFVARAVVDEILPPVFLTRARALLPEFSKGIEVLQVSEKSYLSAPHHAELVERKWGGSTHFTVEEAKRRIQDILKEYIESGDIDEAFRCIRELGLPFFHHEVVKRALTLSMENLSSQPLILKLLKESTAGCLISSNQMSKGFCRLAESIDDLSLDIPSAKILFDKLVLTATSEGWLDASFTTSSAPNEDMRNASGEKIKHFKEESGHIIQEYFLSDDVPELIISLQELSAPEYNPIFLKKLITLAMDRKNREKEMASALLSSLSLELFSTDDIMKGFILLLQSAEDTALDIVDAPSELALFLARAVIDEVLIPLNLDEIGNRLRPNSSGSQTVQMARALLAARHSGERILRCWGGGTGWAVEDAKDKIAKLLEEYNTGGDLGEACQCIRDLGMPFFNHEVVKKALVMAMEKENEARILALLQECFGEGLITINQMTLGFTRVKEGLDDLILDIPNAQEKFGAYVDLATERGWLLPPFA, from the exons atggcggcggaggagggggcgaGGTCGCCGACGAGGATGCTGGCGGAGGGGCACCTGCGGGTGGCCACCGGCGGGGGCGCGCCGGCCGACGGCGGGATCGCCGTCCGCCACCTCCCACACCACCACGCATCTAAGAGAG GTGCTGGTGGGAAAAATGAACAATACAACCTTGAGGATGTAGATTCTGTACCATCTAAGATGTCGAACAAACTAGTTAATGGGAACAATAAG GTTCCTGCTACATTAGATGACTATAAAAGGCTTTTAGTTCCTGTAATTGAGGAGTACTTTAGTACAGGAGATGTGGAACTGGCAGCTTCTGAGTTAAGGAGTCTTGGATCTGATCAGTTCCACAGTTACTTTATCAAGAAGCTCATATCCATGGCAATGGATCGTCAtgacaaagaaaaagaaatggcGTCAATTCTGTTGTCTGCGTTGTATGCGGATCTACTAGGCTCTTCCAAGATGAGTGAAGGTTTTATGATGCTTCTTGAGTCAACAGAAGATCTATCTGTCGACATACCGGATGCTATTGATGTCTTGTCTGTTTTTGTTGCTCGTGCTGTTGTGGATGAAATACTGCCTCCTGTTTTCCTCACTCGAGCCAGAGCACTGCTTCCTGAATTTTCTAAAGGTATTGAAGTTCTGCAAGTTTCTGAGAAAAGCTACTTGTCAGCCCCCCATCATGCTGAGCTAGTTGAGCGCAAGTGGGGTGGGAGCACTCACTTTACTGTGGAAGAGGCGAAAAGGAGAATCCAGGATATTCTGAAGGAGTATATTGAGAGTGGAGATATTGATGAAGCTTTTAGGTGTATAAGGGAGCTGGGCCTTCCATTTTTCCATCATGAGGTTGTTAAACGCGCTCTCACCTTGAGCATGGAGAATCTGTCATCACAGCCATTAATCCTGAAGCTGTTGAAGGAATCAACTGCAGGTTGCCTGATCAGTTCTAATCAAATGTCTAAGGGTTTTTGTCGGCTAGCAGAGAGTATTGATGATCTGAGCCTTGATATTCCTTCTGCCAAGATTCTCTTTGACAAGCTGGTTCTGACTGCTACATCTGAAGGATGGCTTGATGCTTCATTCACTACATCTTCTGCCCCTAATGAAGATATGCGAAATGCAAGTGGTGAAAAGATCAAGCATTTCAAAGAAGAATCTGGACACATAATCCAAGAGTATTTTCTCTCAGATGATGTCCCAGAACTCATTATAAGCCTTCAAGAGCTTTCTGCCCCAGAGTACAATCCTATCTTCCTCAAGAAGCTTATCACCCTCGCTATGGACAGAAAGAATAGGGAGAAGGAGATGGCTTCTGCCCTGCTTTCTTCACTCAGCTTGGAACTTTTCTCCACTGATGACATCATGAAGGGATTCATATTGCTCCTGCAGTCAGCAGAAGACACTGCCCTCGACATTGTGGATGCTCCCAGTGAACTTGCCCTCTTCCTTGCCAGGGCAGTTATTGATGAAGTTCTGATTCCACTGAATTTGGATGAGATCGGTAACAGGCTTCGCCCTAACAGCAGTGGTAGTCAAACTGTCCAGATGGCTCGTGCCCTTCTTGCTGCTCGCCACTCTGGTGAGAGGATACTGCGTTGCTGGGGTGGCGGCACTGGCTGGGCTGTAGAAGATGCGAAGGACAAGATCGCAAAGCTCCTTGAAGAATACAATACTGGCGGTGACTTGGGGGAGGCTTGCCAATGCATCCGTGACCTTGGAATGCCCTTCTTCAACCATGAAGTGGTGAAGAAAGCGCTTGTTATGGCAATGGAGAAGGAGAATGAAGCAAGGATCTTGGCTCTGCTACAGGAGTGCTTCGGTGAGGGGCTGATAACAATCAACCAGATGACATTAGGCTTCACTCGCGTCAAGGAAGGCCTCGATGATCTGATCCTCGACATCCCAAATGCACAGGAGAAGTTTGGAGCATATGTGGATCTCGCAACTGAACGTGGATGGCTGCTTCCACCCTTCGCCTAG
- the LOC4336196 gene encoding MA3 DOMAIN-CONTAINING TRANSLATION REGULATORY FACTOR 1 isoform X1, which produces MAAEEGARSPTRMLAEGHLRVATGGGAPADGGIAVRHLPHHHASKREGAGGKNEQYNLEDVDSVPSKMSNKLVNGNNKVPATLDDYKRLLVPVIEEYFSTGDVELAASELRSLGSDQFHSYFIKKLISMAMDRHDKEKEMASILLSALYADLLGSSKMSEGFMMLLESTEDLSVDIPDAIDVLSVFVARAVVDEILPPVFLTRARALLPEFSKGIEVLQVSEKSYLSAPHHAELVERKWGGSTHFTVEEAKRRIQDILKEYIESGDIDEAFRCIRELGLPFFHHEVVKRALTLSMENLSSQPLILKLLKESTAGCLISSNQMSKGFCRLAESIDDLSLDIPSAKILFDKLVLTATSEGWLDASFTTSSAPNEDMRNASGEKIKHFKEESGHIIQEYFLSDDVPELIISLQELSAPEYNPIFLKKLITLAMDRKNREKEMASALLSSLSLELFSTDDIMKGFILLLQSAEDTALDIVDAPSELALFLARAVIDEVLIPLNLDEIGNRLRPNSSGSQTVQMARALLAARHSGERILRCWGGGTGWAVEDAKDKIAKLLEEYNTGGDLGEACQCIRDLGMPFFNHEVVKKALVMAMEKENEARILALLQECFGEGLITINQMTLGFTRVKEGLDDLILDIPNAQEKFGAYVDLATERGWLLPPFA; this is translated from the exons atggcggcggaggagggggcgaGGTCGCCGACGAGGATGCTGGCGGAGGGGCACCTGCGGGTGGCCACCGGCGGGGGCGCGCCGGCCGACGGCGGGATCGCCGTCCGCCACCTCCCACACCACCACGCATCTAAGAGAG AAGGTGCTGGTGGGAAAAATGAACAATACAACCTTGAGGATGTAGATTCTGTACCATCTAAGATGTCGAACAAACTAGTTAATGGGAACAATAAG GTTCCTGCTACATTAGATGACTATAAAAGGCTTTTAGTTCCTGTAATTGAGGAGTACTTTAGTACAGGAGATGTGGAACTGGCAGCTTCTGAGTTAAGGAGTCTTGGATCTGATCAGTTCCACAGTTACTTTATCAAGAAGCTCATATCCATGGCAATGGATCGTCAtgacaaagaaaaagaaatggcGTCAATTCTGTTGTCTGCGTTGTATGCGGATCTACTAGGCTCTTCCAAGATGAGTGAAGGTTTTATGATGCTTCTTGAGTCAACAGAAGATCTATCTGTCGACATACCGGATGCTATTGATGTCTTGTCTGTTTTTGTTGCTCGTGCTGTTGTGGATGAAATACTGCCTCCTGTTTTCCTCACTCGAGCCAGAGCACTGCTTCCTGAATTTTCTAAAGGTATTGAAGTTCTGCAAGTTTCTGAGAAAAGCTACTTGTCAGCCCCCCATCATGCTGAGCTAGTTGAGCGCAAGTGGGGTGGGAGCACTCACTTTACTGTGGAAGAGGCGAAAAGGAGAATCCAGGATATTCTGAAGGAGTATATTGAGAGTGGAGATATTGATGAAGCTTTTAGGTGTATAAGGGAGCTGGGCCTTCCATTTTTCCATCATGAGGTTGTTAAACGCGCTCTCACCTTGAGCATGGAGAATCTGTCATCACAGCCATTAATCCTGAAGCTGTTGAAGGAATCAACTGCAGGTTGCCTGATCAGTTCTAATCAAATGTCTAAGGGTTTTTGTCGGCTAGCAGAGAGTATTGATGATCTGAGCCTTGATATTCCTTCTGCCAAGATTCTCTTTGACAAGCTGGTTCTGACTGCTACATCTGAAGGATGGCTTGATGCTTCATTCACTACATCTTCTGCCCCTAATGAAGATATGCGAAATGCAAGTGGTGAAAAGATCAAGCATTTCAAAGAAGAATCTGGACACATAATCCAAGAGTATTTTCTCTCAGATGATGTCCCAGAACTCATTATAAGCCTTCAAGAGCTTTCTGCCCCAGAGTACAATCCTATCTTCCTCAAGAAGCTTATCACCCTCGCTATGGACAGAAAGAATAGGGAGAAGGAGATGGCTTCTGCCCTGCTTTCTTCACTCAGCTTGGAACTTTTCTCCACTGATGACATCATGAAGGGATTCATATTGCTCCTGCAGTCAGCAGAAGACACTGCCCTCGACATTGTGGATGCTCCCAGTGAACTTGCCCTCTTCCTTGCCAGGGCAGTTATTGATGAAGTTCTGATTCCACTGAATTTGGATGAGATCGGTAACAGGCTTCGCCCTAACAGCAGTGGTAGTCAAACTGTCCAGATGGCTCGTGCCCTTCTTGCTGCTCGCCACTCTGGTGAGAGGATACTGCGTTGCTGGGGTGGCGGCACTGGCTGGGCTGTAGAAGATGCGAAGGACAAGATCGCAAAGCTCCTTGAAGAATACAATACTGGCGGTGACTTGGGGGAGGCTTGCCAATGCATCCGTGACCTTGGAATGCCCTTCTTCAACCATGAAGTGGTGAAGAAAGCGCTTGTTATGGCAATGGAGAAGGAGAATGAAGCAAGGATCTTGGCTCTGCTACAGGAGTGCTTCGGTGAGGGGCTGATAACAATCAACCAGATGACATTAGGCTTCACTCGCGTCAAGGAAGGCCTCGATGATCTGATCCTCGACATCCCAAATGCACAGGAGAAGTTTGGAGCATATGTGGATCTCGCAACTGAACGTGGATGGCTGCTTCCACCCTTCGCCTAG
- the LOC4336197 gene encoding uncharacterized protein, which translates to MAAMVASTATSFSYHKPRFAVECRKKDRDRDRDRERPEREKEHKYPFKVVEITPPPRCLGVRCFPTNIHCGESVTIEGQAYTVSAVTHRYQLRKGRYEPSEKRLDVLSTGRYLLNLYLDGLLDKS; encoded by the exons ATGGCGGCCATGGTGGCGTCCACGGCGACCTCCTTCTCCTACCACAAG CCGCGATTCGCGGTGGAGTGCAGGAAGAAGGACCGGGACCGGGACAGGGACAGGGAGCGGCCGGAGCGGGAGAAGGAGCACAAGTACCCGTTCAAGGTCGTCGagatcacgccgccgccgcggtgcctCGGCGTCCGCTGCTTCCCCACC AACATCCACTGCGGGGAGAGCGTGACGATCGAAGGGCAGGCGTACACGGTGTCTGCGGTGACGCACCGGTACCAGCTGCGCAAGGGGCGCTACGAGCCCAGCGAGAAGCGCCTCGACGTCCTCTCCACCGGCAGATACCTCCTCAACCTCTACCTCGACGGCCTCCTCGACAAGTCCTGA
- the LOC4336198 gene encoding BAG family molecular chaperone regulator 1 gives MIKLRYSKRLFRRSSSKGSTDSSSSSSSSSDGDVGGRSGGGGSGEIEWEVRPGGMLVQKRDGRGGVEVITVRVATGFSWHDVSIGATCTFGELKTVVSIVTGLEPREQRLLFRGKEREDSDHLHMVGVRDKDKVLLLEDPALKDMKLRAALAARATVQSPYQPFIQV, from the exons ATGATCAAGCTGAGGTACTCCAAGAGGCTGTTCAGGAGGAGCTCCTCCAAGGGCAGCACTGAcagcagtagcagtagcagcagcagcagcgacggcgatgtcggtggccggagcggcggcggcggcagcggggagaTAGAGTGGGAGGTGAGGCCGGGAGGGATGCTGGTGCAGAAGAGGGACGGGAGAGGCGGCGTGGAGGTGATCACCGTCAGGGTGGCCACCGGGTTCTCCTGGCACGATGTCTCCATTGGGGCTACCTGCACTTTTG GTGAGCTGAAGACAGTAGTGTCTATAGTGACAGGGCTGGAGCCCAGGGAGCAGAGGCTGCTGTTCAGGGGCAAGGAGAGAGAGGACAGTGACCACCTCCACATGGTTGGTGTGAGGGACAAGGACAAGGTGCTGCTCCTTGAAGACCCTGCCCTCAAGGACATGAAGCTCCGGGCCGCCCTCGCGGCCCGGGCTACCGTCCAAAGCCCGTATCAGCCTTTTATCCAAGTCTAG